A window of the Fusarium poae strain DAOMC 252244 chromosome 3, whole genome shotgun sequence genome harbors these coding sequences:
- a CDS encoding hypothetical protein (SECRETED:SignalP(1-17)~MEROPS:MER0047718) has translation MVRLGLSALLFAGLSLAQDELSQPPQPEQGTVAHLPGAYIFEFEESQDTSVFYDKTEGQSTTRVKFDYDLFKGVSVQFDDVASAEELAAKMAALPVVKNVWPVKVYGIPTPRVEWTAEPGMKAPLSKRAVNDTSDTFSPHVMTQVDKLRKKGITGHGIKVAVIDTGIDYKHPALGGCFGPDCLVSFGTDLVGDDYDGFNAVHPDDDPMDCGGHGTHVAGTIAAQTNPFGFTGAAPGVTLGAYRVFGCSGEAGNDVLIAAYNQAYQDGADIITASIGGPSGWSEEPWAVAVSRIVEKGVPCPVSAGNSGDVGMFYASTAANGNKVMAIASYDNSKYISLLKQHHYTVDGSDTKIAFGMTAGTPAAWDNVKLPIWAPSFDTTVANGGCDPYPADTPDLSKFIVVVRRGTCTFVQKAQNAAKFGAKYFIVYNNAGGANEIDVSTADGILAAGMVTSNVGAKWMGLLKEGSKVTLELSSGSDGDVIMEESKNDKTGGAVSTYSSWGPTWEMDVKPQFGSPGGNILSTYPLAKGGYAVLSGTSMACPLVAATIALIAEVRGTLDPETIENLLASTSNPQLFNDGTGFSDYLAPVPQQGGGMIQAYDAAYSTLLLDVSSLSFNDTDNFIKVRNFTLHNTGKEEVALSVSHIPTKSVYTLDEDSIYASSFPNEAVNAHAELDFSEAKLSIGAGEKVTIEVIPSAPEGLDAKRLALWSGYIAINGTGVSLSLPYQGLTGSLHDSVVLGSDDTWIAKSNDKDNLTPVPANTTFILPVKGQNATDAQPAPALAWKLALGSAKLEAELIPVGTNSSKSLGAPAGFPVQWNPMGNGNIVWNGKLADGGYAPAGKYKVKYQALRIFGDEKVKSDWDHSESPVFSVKYP, from the exons ATGGTTCGTTTAGGACTATCGGCTTTGCTTTTCGCAGGGCTGTCACTCGCTCAGGATGAGCTGTCTCAGCCTCCGCAGCCCGAACAGGGCACTGTCGCCCACTTGCCTGGTGCTTACATCTTTGAGTTCGAGGAGAGCCAGGATACTTCTGTCTTTTACGACAAGACAGAAGGCCAGTCTACCACCCGTGTCAAATTCGACTACGACCTCTTCAAGGGTGTTTCAGTCCAATTTGACGATGTTGCATCTGCTGAAGAGCTGGCGGCCAAGATGGCTGCTCTCCCAGTCGTCAAGAACGTCTGGCCTGTCAAGGTTTACGGAATCCCTACGCCTCGCGTTGAATGGACTGCAGAGCCGGGAATGAAGGCTCCTCTTTCCAAGAGAGCTGTCAATGATACCTCTGATACTTTCTCGCCGCATGTCATGACTCAGGTTGACAAGCTCCGCAAGAAGGGAATCACTGGACATGGTATCAAGGTTGCTGTCATTGACACTGGT ATCGACTACAAGCATCCTGCCCTGGGCGGTTGCTTCGGTCCCGACTGTCTCGTGTCTTTCGGCACAGATCTCGTTGGTGATGACTACGATGGTTTCAACGCCGTTCACCCCGATGACGACCCCATGGATTGCGGCGGTCATGGTACTCACGTTGCAGGAACTATTGCTGCTCAAACCAACCCCTTTGGCTTCACTGGTGCAGCCCCAGGAGTTACTCTTGGTGCTTACCGAGTTTTTGGCTGTTCCGGTGAGGCCGGAAATGATGTCCTCATCGCTGCGTACAACCAAGCTTACCAAGATGGCGCCGATATCATTACTGCCTCTATCGGCGGTCCCAGCGGTTGGTCAGAGGAACCTTGGGCCGTTGCCGTCTCTCGCATCGTCGAAAAGGGTGTGCCATGCCCTGTGTCTGCTGGTAACTCTGGTGATGTTGGTATGTTCTATGCCAGTACCGCGGCCAACGGTAACAAGGTCATGGCCATTGCCTCTTACGATAATAGCAAGTACATCTCGCTTCTCAAGCAGCACCACTACACCGTGGACGGAAGTGATACCAAGATTGCCTTTGGCATGACTGCTGGTACTCCCGCTGCTTGGGACAATGTCAAGCTTCCTATTTGGGCTCCTAGTTTCGACACCACTGTGGCAAATGGTGGTTGCGATCCTTATCCCGCTGATACACCCGATCTCAGCAAGTTCATTGTCGTGGTACGCCGAGGAACCTGTACCTTTGTCCAAAAGGCCCAGAATGCTGCCAAATTTGGTGCCAAGTATTTCATCGTCTACAACAACGCCGGCGGTGCCAACGAAATCGACGTTTCTACCGCGGATGGTATCCTCGCAGCCGGTATGGTCACTTCCAACGTCGGTGCTAAGTGGATGGGTCTCCTCAAGGAAGGTTCCAAGGTCACACTCGAGCTGTCTTCTGGCTCCGATGGAGATGTCATTATGGAGGAAAGCAAGAACGACAAGACGGGTGGTGCAGTTAGTACTTACTCCTCTTGGGGACCTACTTGGGAGATGGATGTCAAGCCCCAGTTCGGCTCACCTGGTGGAAACATTCTTTCGACTTATCCTCTTGCCAAGGGTGGTTACGCTGTTCTTTCTGGAACTTCAATGGCTTGCCCCCTCGTCGCCGCCACTATCGCTCTCATCGCTGAAGTCCGTGGCACTCTCGACCCTGAGACTATTGAGAACCTGCTTGCGTCGACGTCAAACCCTCAGCTCTTCAACGACGGTACAGGATTCTCTGACTACCTGGCACCTGTGCCTCAACAAGGTGGTGGCATGATTCAAGCCTACGACGCTGCGTACTCGACACTGTTGCTCGATGTTTCTAGTCTGTCATTCAACGACACtgacaacttcatcaaggtCCGCAACTTCACTCTTCACAACACTGGCAAGGAGGAGGTTGCTCTCAGTGTCTCTCACATTCCTACCAAGAGTGTTTACACCCTCGACGAGGACAGTATCTATGCTTCTTCCTTCCCCAACGAGGCTGTCAATGCTCATGCTGAGCTCGACTTTAGCGAGGCTAAGCTTTCCATCGGTGCTGGTGAGAAGGTCACCATTGAGGTTATCCCTTCTGCTCCTGAAGGCCTTGACGCAAAGCGTCTTGCTCTTTGGTCTGGTTACATTGCCATCAACGGCACTGGGGTATCTCTTTCCCTCCCTTACCAGGGCCTGACAGGTTCTCTGCACGACTCTGTTGTCTTGGGTTCCGACGACACCTGGATCGCCAAGTCCAACGACAAGGACAACCTCACTCCTGTCCCTGCCAACACAACATTCATCCTTCCCGTCAAGGGACAGAATGCCACTGATGCTCAACCTGCTCCTGCCCTGGCCTGGAAGCTTGCGCTCGGCTCAGCCAAACTCGAGGCCGAGCTGATTCCCGTCGGCACGAACTCTTCCAAGAGTCTCGGTGCACCTGCTGGATTCCCTGTCCAGTGGAACCCCATGGGCAACGGTAACATCGTGTGGAATGGTAAGCTTGCTGATGGTGGATACGCGCCAGCTGGCAAGTACAAGGTGAAGTACCAGGCCTTGAGAATCTTTGGAGACGAGAAGGTCAAGAGTGATTGGGATCACTCGGAGTCACCTGTGTTCAGTGTCAAGTACCCTTAG